The following proteins are encoded in a genomic region of Leptospira fainei serovar Hurstbridge str. BUT 6:
- a CDS encoding LTA synthase family protein, translating into MKRLPSNLKLIGGYALFFAIILICYKAAFLWVYSYRLHGVEFKDVLIALFVGLRFDLSVIGILLGAFAVLSAIPYLNRYKYYVFFWGYTPILISVWMISHLIADIIYFENANKHIGYEGFVFIGKDLGVILKSAFEDNPTFIASALVLFSIFLPLSTYYFLKYNPYRYEAGNWKKESIQFGILLVISIVAIRGGIQETPLRASNAIISSHAFVNNIALNGIFTSIMDLKSQSIPNYLALDMDQAVAVVQAEISYPGTQFVSKKFPLLRKQNQTNFGAPPNIVLILLENWTGKFINPISDGKIAGKELTPNFNRLLREGRFYTRFFASGGRTTNGMLSVLTGISDRPGLTVVRTHQVLGNFSGIGNIFKKLGYDTFFVTGGDLSFDNKATLIPHWGFDTVIGEKEISRMNRFQLGAWGYDDADVLQVLHEKISASKKPFLGVSLTLSTHYPYRPPAGRFRIFDSSVQDFEYLNVYHYADWAIQDFISRARKSGYFKNTIFIFVADHTHHRYLDYYEDRNIPFLIYAPDRIRPGIDDKYASQLDVIPTILGLVGKEAYFSAMGRDLLSTKHSASAYFAYGNLFGWIESDLFYTHFVDGNRNLKYTVNSPRVFSSICETKPEICDSHFLKGRAFLNLGHELLNQNLIFPSEEQLKKRTF; encoded by the coding sequence ATGAAACGTTTGCCTTCGAATCTTAAATTAATAGGTGGTTACGCTCTTTTTTTCGCCATAATTCTGATCTGTTACAAAGCCGCATTTTTGTGGGTTTATTCTTATCGTTTACACGGTGTGGAATTCAAGGATGTTCTCATTGCGTTATTTGTCGGCCTGCGATTCGATCTTTCGGTAATCGGAATTCTCCTAGGAGCATTTGCGGTATTGTCCGCAATTCCCTATTTGAATCGTTACAAGTACTACGTCTTTTTTTGGGGATACACTCCGATTCTCATCAGCGTCTGGATGATTTCGCATTTAATCGCGGACATCATTTATTTTGAAAATGCCAATAAACATATCGGTTACGAAGGATTCGTTTTTATCGGAAAAGATCTGGGAGTGATTCTTAAATCCGCCTTCGAAGATAACCCGACTTTTATCGCCTCTGCCTTGGTTTTATTTTCAATTTTCCTACCGCTATCGACTTATTACTTTTTGAAATATAATCCTTACAGATATGAAGCGGGGAATTGGAAGAAAGAATCGATCCAATTCGGAATTTTATTAGTTATTTCGATAGTAGCAATTCGAGGAGGTATTCAAGAAACTCCTCTGAGAGCTAGTAACGCTATTATTTCCAGTCACGCTTTCGTTAATAATATCGCGTTAAACGGTATTTTTACTTCCATCATGGACTTAAAAAGCCAATCAATCCCGAATTATCTAGCCTTAGATATGGACCAGGCAGTTGCTGTCGTTCAGGCCGAGATTAGTTATCCGGGGACGCAATTTGTCAGTAAAAAATTTCCACTTTTAAGAAAGCAAAACCAGACGAATTTCGGGGCGCCGCCCAATATCGTATTGATTCTTTTAGAGAATTGGACCGGAAAATTCATCAATCCTATCTCCGACGGCAAAATCGCCGGAAAGGAACTTACCCCTAATTTCAATCGACTTTTAAGAGAAGGGAGATTTTACACTCGTTTCTTTGCTTCGGGTGGTAGAACTACAAACGGAATGCTGTCGGTATTAACCGGCATATCCGACAGGCCGGGACTTACGGTAGTAAGAACTCACCAAGTTTTGGGTAATTTTTCCGGAATCGGAAATATCTTTAAGAAACTCGGCTACGATACGTTCTTTGTTACCGGAGGTGATTTAAGCTTTGATAATAAAGCAACGTTAATACCTCATTGGGGATTCGATACTGTCATCGGTGAGAAAGAAATATCCCGAATGAATCGTTTTCAATTGGGGGCGTGGGGATATGATGACGCCGATGTACTGCAAGTTCTGCATGAAAAAATTTCCGCATCGAAAAAACCTTTTCTAGGGGTTTCTCTCACTCTTTCAACCCACTATCCGTATCGACCTCCCGCCGGAAGATTTCGAATTTTCGATTCTTCAGTTCAAGATTTCGAATATCTAAACGTTTATCATTATGCCGATTGGGCAATTCAGGATTTTATTTCCCGTGCGAGAAAATCCGGATACTTTAAGAACACGATTTTCATTTTCGTAGCGGATCATACGCATCATAGATATTTGGATTATTACGAAGATCGTAATATTCCTTTTTTAATATACGCTCCCGACAGAATTCGACCTGGTATCGATGATAAATATGCTTCGCAATTGGATGTTATACCGACTATATTGGGTTTAGTCGGAAAAGAAGCGTATTTTTCCGCTATGGGAAGAGATTTGCTTTCTACCAAGCATTCCGCCTCCGCATACTTCGCTTACGGTAATCTGTTCGGTTGGATAGAGAGTGATCTTTTTTATACGCATTTTGTGGATGGAAATAGAAATCTAAAATATACGGTGAATTCACCTCGCGTTTTTTCCTCGATTTGCGAAACCAAACCTGAAATCTGCGACTCTCATTTTTTGAAAGGAAGAGCATTCTTAAATTTGGGACACGAACTGTTAAATCAAAATTTGATTTTCCCATCCGAGGAGCAACTCAAGAAGCGGACGTTTTAA
- a CDS encoding AsmA family protein, with the protein MRSWDVVSDYLEKKRIRILFGFSLVVILFLVLVYFPFLQRKEFYKEFLLNQISQATGLDIQVAGSDLIVFPFPGIELNQVSIKKNNVLLAVSNRIDLDISWFGLLRGVIELRDISVEGGSLFLERRKDGSFDLLEYLKEGDQNQDQRSSVKLIPENLTTNLGLSAKNFVGIGLKNVEINNFTLEYKEDSHNREYKVYFYKSRSSVSFYGNELQFLFKGKIDEQPIDLQITAALQKSATDWDKLQFQVVLNLEELSLSLLRDLFFIFPSADFSKTTITGRIEASKDENSSIRFKVRSLVKDLAYKGGAPFGKIKADVDFDLDPFGRKISLSFVDGLWEGVAKVTGTGSVNWKNRTVGQFDLHSDYADYHNLIKLCKLFQVRDDLFDPKSPPGIFYFNADLNNLFAFKHRFLSVKGEAKYVYPMIAIPSFHAFIYNGEIVGKAKIFPFIPKIEVEGEAFRLQSDRILLPYLSEKIISGELYSRFFLETSIRDRSKDTLTELFANMTGSGNLEIRNGELIGYANFMIPVLNTLGKIISFKGVDGRKFQFSDLKSDLRVRNNKLFFPNLSIEGSGMEVDGNGNLGFDKRIDMILYLRLGGKVVGQAAKIPILYKGIFGKGIPYIDPIWLGSVYAGSILLGPYLLPLGGPYGGGVAGSVIGEYVRDLWDGVNGLFGGSDEDSSKKPKGK; encoded by the coding sequence ATGCGCTCCTGGGATGTCGTTTCCGATTATCTTGAAAAGAAACGAATAAGGATTCTTTTCGGCTTCTCGCTTGTAGTAATTTTATTTTTAGTTCTAGTTTACTTTCCCTTTTTACAGAGAAAAGAGTTTTATAAGGAATTTTTATTAAATCAAATCAGTCAGGCCACCGGATTAGATATCCAAGTCGCAGGTTCAGATTTAATAGTTTTTCCGTTTCCAGGTATAGAGCTAAATCAAGTTTCCATAAAAAAGAACAATGTACTTTTAGCCGTCAGTAATCGAATCGATTTGGATATTTCCTGGTTCGGTTTACTCCGTGGTGTGATAGAATTAAGGGATATTTCGGTCGAAGGCGGTTCCCTTTTTTTAGAAAGACGAAAAGACGGTTCTTTCGACTTACTAGAATATTTGAAAGAGGGGGATCAAAATCAGGATCAACGATCTAGCGTAAAACTTATCCCCGAAAATCTGACGACAAACTTAGGCCTATCCGCAAAGAATTTTGTCGGAATCGGGTTAAAGAACGTAGAAATAAATAATTTTACCCTGGAATACAAAGAAGATTCGCATAATCGAGAATACAAAGTTTACTTTTATAAATCGAGAAGCTCCGTTTCCTTTTACGGAAACGAGTTACAGTTTCTATTCAAAGGAAAGATCGATGAACAACCTATCGATTTACAAATAACGGCCGCACTCCAGAAATCGGCGACCGACTGGGATAAACTTCAATTCCAGGTCGTATTAAATTTAGAAGAACTTTCCCTGTCTCTACTCAGAGATTTGTTCTTTATTTTTCCTTCGGCGGATTTTTCAAAAACAACGATCACAGGAAGAATCGAAGCTTCTAAAGACGAGAACTCTTCCATCCGTTTTAAAGTTCGATCATTAGTGAAGGATCTGGCGTACAAAGGAGGCGCCCCTTTCGGAAAAATTAAGGCCGATGTAGATTTCGATCTAGATCCATTCGGACGCAAAATTTCCTTATCTTTCGTGGATGGATTATGGGAAGGAGTGGCAAAAGTTACCGGAACAGGTAGCGTAAATTGGAAAAATCGAACGGTCGGCCAATTCGATTTACATAGCGATTACGCGGATTATCATAATCTTATAAAGCTTTGCAAATTATTTCAAGTTCGCGACGATTTATTCGATCCAAAATCCCCGCCCGGAATTTTTTATTTTAACGCAGATTTGAATAATCTCTTTGCATTCAAACATAGGTTTTTATCCGTTAAGGGAGAAGCCAAATACGTTTATCCTATGATAGCCATACCTAGCTTTCACGCATTTATATATAACGGTGAAATTGTCGGTAAGGCCAAAATATTTCCGTTTATCCCTAAGATCGAAGTTGAAGGCGAAGCGTTTCGACTCCAATCAGACAGAATCTTATTACCCTATCTTTCCGAAAAAATTATCAGCGGAGAACTTTATAGTAGATTTTTTCTCGAAACCTCCATTCGCGATCGATCTAAAGACACTCTTACCGAACTTTTCGCAAATATGACCGGCTCGGGAAATTTGGAAATTAGAAACGGAGAGTTAATCGGATACGCGAATTTCATGATTCCTGTGCTTAATACGCTCGGAAAAATCATCAGTTTTAAAGGAGTCGATGGAAGAAAATTCCAGTTTTCCGATTTGAAGTCCGATTTAAGAGTCAGGAATAACAAACTTTTCTTTCCTAACCTATCTATCGAAGGAAGCGGAATGGAAGTCGATGGAAACGGAAATTTGGGATTTGATAAACGAATCGATATGATCCTGTACCTTCGCTTAGGCGGTAAGGTAGTCGGACAGGCCGCGAAAATACCCATTCTCTATAAAGGAATTTTTGGAAAAGGAATTCCTTATATCGATCCAATTTGGTTGGGTTCGGTCTATGCAGGTTCCATCTTATTAGGACCTTATCTTCTACCGTTAGGCGGTCCTTATGGCGGAGGCGTCGCCGGTTCCGTAATCGGAGAATACGTTCGCGACTTGTGGGACGGGGTTAACGGTCTATTCGGCGGATCCGACGAGGATTCTTCGAAAAAGCCCAAAGGTAAATAG
- the ilvC gene encoding ketol-acid reductoisomerase codes for MANLYYDQDTDISVLKGKTIAVIGYGSQGHAQAQNMKDSGLKVIIGLKEGSKSKKDAQEAGFEVYSVAEAAKKADIIQILAPDEIQADIYKADIEPNLKKGDALVFSHGFNIHYEFIQPPKDVDVYMVAPKGPGHLVRRVYVEGGGVPCLIAVNQDATGDAKKRALAHAAGVGGGRAGILETSFREETETDLFGEQVVLCGGLSNLIMAGFETLTEAGYDPEIAYFECLHEVKLITDLIYEGGLARMRYSISGTAEYGDYVSGPRIIDASVKARMKDVLNDIQKDKGAKFAKAWIAETKAGYPEFNKMREKNAGHPIEAVGKKLRSMMKWLGK; via the coding sequence ATGGCCAATTTATACTACGATCAGGACACTGATATTTCCGTTCTTAAAGGAAAGACAATCGCCGTAATAGGTTACGGAAGTCAAGGGCACGCTCAAGCCCAGAACATGAAAGATTCGGGCCTGAAAGTGATCATCGGACTAAAAGAAGGGTCCAAGTCTAAGAAAGACGCGCAAGAAGCGGGTTTTGAAGTTTATTCAGTTGCTGAAGCCGCAAAAAAAGCGGACATCATTCAAATCCTGGCTCCCGATGAAATTCAAGCCGATATTTATAAAGCCGACATCGAACCTAATCTAAAGAAAGGAGATGCTCTCGTCTTCTCTCACGGATTTAATATTCATTACGAATTTATACAGCCTCCCAAAGATGTAGACGTTTACATGGTTGCTCCAAAAGGCCCGGGACATTTGGTGCGCAGAGTTTATGTCGAAGGCGGCGGCGTTCCTTGCCTAATTGCGGTTAATCAAGATGCGACCGGAGATGCGAAGAAACGCGCATTAGCGCACGCTGCAGGCGTAGGCGGAGGGCGTGCGGGAATTTTGGAAACTTCCTTCAGAGAAGAAACGGAAACCGATTTGTTCGGTGAACAGGTGGTTCTTTGCGGCGGTTTGTCCAATCTGATCATGGCCGGTTTTGAAACTCTAACCGAAGCCGGATACGATCCCGAAATTGCATACTTCGAATGCTTGCATGAAGTTAAGTTGATAACCGACTTGATTTACGAAGGCGGTTTAGCCCGTATGCGCTACTCCATTTCGGGAACCGCCGAATACGGAGATTATGTTTCCGGACCGAGAATTATCGATGCAAGCGTCAAAGCTCGCATGAAAGACGTATTGAACGATATTCAAAAAGATAAAGGCGCTAAATTCGCAAAAGCCTGGATTGCCGAAACTAAAGCTGGATATCCCGAATTCAATAAGATGCGAGAAAAGAACGCAGGTCACCCTATCGAGGCTGTTGGAAAGAAATTACGCAGCATGATGAAGTGGCTCGGAAAATAA
- a CDS encoding DoxX family protein → MKTTLLYIMAFFYIMAGSFHFINPAFYLKMMPPYIPFHSEVIVISGIVEILLGLLLIPKLTRKSAAWGIILLLIAVYPANIQMFLDAWKSDNPKLGVTVVRLPFQFLFIWGAWIYTRKEKDQS, encoded by the coding sequence ATGAAAACGACTCTTCTCTATATCATGGCATTCTTTTATATTATGGCCGGTTCGTTTCATTTTATAAACCCGGCCTTTTATCTAAAAATGATGCCTCCTTATATCCCGTTTCATTCGGAAGTAATCGTTATCAGCGGTATCGTCGAAATTCTTTTAGGATTACTCTTAATCCCTAAACTCACTCGCAAATCGGCTGCATGGGGAATCATCCTTTTACTGATAGCGGTATATCCCGCAAATATTCAGATGTTTTTGGACGCATGGAAGTCGGATAATCCTAAGTTAGGGGTCACGGTCGTTCGCCTACCGTTTCAATTTTTATTTATTTGGGGAGCTTGGATTTATACGAGAAAGGAAAAGGATCAGTCCTAA
- a CDS encoding caspase family protein, protein MKSLISVIGISLFLFSTDVFAQRRFGLIFGSNYKGNKAGIPELNLCEADAKYLHDEIKRVGKFDDIRIVLGKDVTKDNIQKEIKALASRAKSSDTVFLYFSGHGAFQRDANAKNGMRNYIICYDRPHLSDDELNDYLSDVKSPKTVFVFDCCFSGGIAKKGRATRGASPVPIPQGSDGTVRQDPQDFYFQDKAIISSADDNQTAIEVGGNINHGIFTYTFGKALSTADLNQDNVVTALEAFFVSRDDTVAMAKKFDHDQVPQVSGNASGIFLAGEKKPEPPPAVEPTKPPVTPTPTPDIDPPKVDPVVPVVTPQEPPVVPTNLKGDLVIKTTIIQDRAYGLSDLPPDVRLSTGKKRQGNRAVKVLIDDKEYETKISTESSAYWGAVKKMGKLVSGSIYTLTLKDLPAGVHKVTIQADDYPEVQKTQAVIPNKKNELEVIASMTGFGAIRGKVFYQTLDNPVLNQPIYMPTISSVSGIQKLNTDQNGNFWFTNLKPGEYEIKASFAEDLNLNNSNLVVKEGEVTAVDVILNVKLPSTKTKY, encoded by the coding sequence TTGAAATCCTTAATTTCAGTAATTGGAATCTCTCTTTTTCTGTTTTCTACGGATGTATTTGCACAGAGAAGGTTCGGTCTCATTTTCGGCTCTAATTATAAAGGAAATAAGGCGGGCATACCCGAATTAAACCTTTGTGAAGCCGACGCAAAATACCTACATGACGAAATCAAGCGCGTAGGAAAGTTCGATGATATTAGAATTGTCCTAGGAAAAGACGTAACTAAGGATAATATTCAAAAAGAAATCAAAGCGCTAGCTTCCCGCGCAAAATCTAGCGATACTGTATTTCTGTATTTCTCCGGCCATGGAGCGTTTCAGAGGGATGCGAACGCAAAGAACGGAATGCGAAACTATATCATATGTTACGATCGCCCTCATCTAAGCGACGACGAACTGAATGATTATCTCAGCGATGTTAAATCGCCGAAAACGGTTTTCGTTTTTGACTGTTGCTTCTCCGGCGGAATCGCCAAAAAAGGGAGAGCTACTCGAGGCGCTTCACCAGTTCCGATTCCGCAGGGAAGCGATGGAACAGTTCGTCAGGATCCTCAGGATTTTTATTTCCAGGATAAAGCGATCATCTCGTCCGCCGACGATAACCAAACAGCTATCGAAGTCGGCGGGAACATCAACCACGGGATCTTCACTTACACTTTCGGGAAAGCCCTTTCGACTGCCGATCTAAACCAAGATAATGTAGTCACTGCACTAGAGGCTTTTTTCGTTTCGAGAGACGATACTGTTGCGATGGCTAAGAAATTCGATCATGATCAGGTTCCTCAAGTCTCGGGGAATGCGTCCGGTATTTTCCTCGCAGGTGAAAAGAAGCCGGAACCGCCTCCGGCCGTCGAGCCTACGAAGCCGCCGGTAACACCGACTCCGACTCCCGACATTGATCCTCCTAAAGTCGATCCGGTAGTGCCGGTCGTCACTCCGCAAGAGCCTCCGGTTGTTCCGACGAATTTAAAAGGAGATCTCGTAATTAAAACTACGATCATACAAGACAGAGCCTATGGACTTTCCGATCTTCCGCCGGACGTGCGATTATCGACCGGTAAAAAAAGACAGGGGAACCGCGCCGTTAAAGTTTTGATCGATGATAAGGAATACGAAACCAAAATCAGTACTGAGTCATCCGCGTATTGGGGTGCCGTTAAGAAGATGGGTAAATTGGTTTCCGGATCGATTTACACTCTCACTTTGAAAGATCTTCCTGCGGGAGTTCACAAAGTGACTATTCAAGCGGATGATTACCCTGAAGTGCAGAAGACTCAGGCTGTGATTCCAAATAAGAAGAACGAATTGGAAGTAATCGCTTCGATGACGGGGTTTGGGGCGATTCGAGGTAAGGTATTCTACCAGACCTTGGATAATCCGGTTTTGAACCAACCGATTTATATGCCGACGATTTCGAGCGTTTCGGGAATTCAGAAACTCAATACCGACCAAAACGGAAACTTTTGGTTCACGAATCTCAAGCCGGGCGAATATGAAATTAAGGCTTCCTTTGCGGAGGATCTGAATTTAAACAATTCGAATTTAGTCGTTAAAGAAGGCGAGGTAACTGCAGTCGATGTTATTCTAAACGTCAAGCTGCCTTCGACTAAAACCAAATATTGA
- a CDS encoding MutS-related protein, whose product MNISSRRFSVERRISRISLLLLREEKKLRLLSSLRLLAFGAFLTWIFAAYMIRVSSEIYYVPSLFFLWAFYRLLAAYQARRDKSKRLEVWRGFLDDQKARLSLNADGYPKLKREIYREISMERDLPSWTKDLDFLGEKGIFARVDTTSTMAGYSKFLGYFLNPDLTSTVRERQASVSALSERPEVLQKILRQFGLYEASIPTAAEVKEEVLPSYIPSILRYDKKRQVPEGVLPPSGIFKDEPKVFWKKGFESQGGLVRTIFSFWIAFVWFAVLIGLFFGKTWGFGFFLLNLGLFGIYRNSSLELISPLAQQAETLPELGKLLRYVLRSKVMGASGQRFLTDWTDTEFVRCWKELQKIADRASYSQAPLPHSVLNFLFLFDLWFWKRYDKWWEDWGKKILPAFEELCELDSLLPLANLQWIEPTFTYPVILRESDGRKIEAQDLVHPLIHAEKRIPNNLEAVAPGDLLLLTGSNMSGKTTYLRSVGICGILSMAGAPVPASFFATPILKVHSSIRNEDSVDEGISFFYAEVRRLAKILTEVSDSKSEHLVLLDEILKGTNSRERTLACKGILKRLKSSGVFGIVTTHDLELASLNGLVLRHFREEIKDGKMSFDYRIRPGIVQSSNALEVLKLEGLDLDFN is encoded by the coding sequence ATGAACATTTCCTCTCGGAGGTTTTCCGTCGAACGGAGAATTTCCCGCATCTCTCTCCTTCTCCTGCGTGAAGAAAAAAAATTACGCCTTCTATCTTCGTTAAGACTCCTCGCGTTCGGCGCTTTTCTTACCTGGATTTTCGCCGCTTATATGATTCGGGTTTCTTCGGAAATTTACTATGTTCCATCCCTGTTTTTTCTTTGGGCCTTTTATCGCCTTTTAGCCGCGTATCAGGCGCGAAGGGACAAGTCAAAGCGTCTGGAAGTTTGGCGAGGGTTTCTAGACGATCAGAAAGCGAGATTGTCTCTGAACGCGGATGGTTATCCGAAATTGAAACGGGAGATATACCGGGAAATTTCAATGGAACGGGATCTACCTTCCTGGACCAAAGATTTGGACTTTCTCGGTGAGAAAGGTATTTTTGCCCGGGTCGATACGACTTCCACCATGGCCGGTTACTCCAAATTTCTGGGATACTTTTTAAATCCGGATCTAACGTCGACCGTTCGTGAGAGACAGGCTAGCGTTTCCGCTCTTTCCGAACGGCCCGAAGTATTGCAGAAGATTTTGCGCCAATTCGGATTGTACGAAGCCTCTATCCCGACGGCCGCAGAAGTTAAAGAAGAAGTTCTTCCATCCTACATTCCTTCGATACTACGCTACGATAAAAAAAGACAAGTTCCGGAGGGAGTTTTACCTCCGTCAGGTATATTCAAAGACGAACCGAAAGTATTTTGGAAAAAGGGATTTGAATCTCAAGGAGGCTTGGTTCGTACTATCTTCTCCTTTTGGATCGCATTCGTATGGTTTGCCGTTCTTATCGGGCTTTTTTTCGGGAAAACCTGGGGCTTCGGTTTTTTCCTATTAAACTTGGGTCTCTTCGGAATTTATAGAAATTCCTCCTTAGAGCTGATCTCTCCTTTGGCTCAACAAGCGGAAACATTACCCGAATTAGGGAAGTTATTAAGATACGTTTTACGATCAAAAGTAATGGGGGCTTCCGGACAAAGATTTCTAACGGATTGGACCGATACGGAATTTGTTCGATGCTGGAAAGAACTTCAAAAAATCGCAGACAGAGCTTCATACTCGCAAGCGCCTTTACCGCATAGCGTCCTAAATTTTCTTTTTCTATTCGATCTATGGTTTTGGAAACGCTACGATAAATGGTGGGAAGATTGGGGAAAAAAAATTCTCCCCGCATTCGAAGAACTTTGTGAATTGGATTCCTTACTGCCTCTCGCTAACTTGCAATGGATCGAGCCTACCTTTACTTATCCCGTCATATTAAGAGAATCAGATGGAAGAAAAATAGAAGCGCAGGATTTAGTGCATCCGTTGATTCACGCTGAAAAGAGAATTCCGAATAATTTGGAAGCTGTTGCACCGGGAGATTTATTGCTTTTAACCGGCTCCAATATGTCGGGAAAAACGACCTATTTACGTTCCGTTGGCATATGCGGAATTTTATCCATGGCTGGTGCGCCTGTTCCTGCATCCTTCTTTGCCACTCCGATTTTAAAAGTTCACTCCAGTATCCGCAATGAGGACTCGGTAGATGAAGGGATTTCTTTCTTTTATGCGGAAGTGAGAAGATTGGCAAAAATTTTAACCGAAGTTTCGGATTCAAAATCGGAACATTTGGTTCTATTGGATGAAATCTTAAAAGGAACCAATTCTCGAGAAAGAACTCTAGCCTGTAAAGGGATTCTCAAGCGTCTAAAAAGCTCCGGAGTATTCGGTATCGTGACGACGCATGACCTAGAGTTAGCCAGCTTGAACGGACTTGTATTGCGTCATTTCCGCGAGGAAATTAAAGACGGTAAAATGAGTTTCGATTATCGAATTCGTCCTGGAATCGTTCAATCTAGCAATGCTTTGGAAGTCTTAAAATTAGAAGGATTAGATTTAGATTTCAATTAA
- a CDS encoding ABC transporter ATP-binding protein: MNSNDIILSVSNLSLDLRTPIGYVPLLQNLSFQLEKGKVLALVGESGCGKSICSLALTKLLPVDLFRVAGGEILFEGRDLLTLPSKKLEKIRGKDIAYVFQEPFSSLDPLQKIKDQMTEGYIIHSIGSKKEAEQKAEYLLSSVGITDIKMRMESYPHQLSGGILQRVSIAMALMCDPKLLIADEPTSALDVTVQAQLVELLLKLKGEFGLSVLFISHDFGLVSHIADKICVLYAGNVSEIGETDSVIEFPAHPYTQDLLNSLPSRFVTTGAFKTIEGRVPSPGSYPPGCLYQNRCRSAFQRCRESKPELYSTNRPEHLSSCFLVSDKGAKI, from the coding sequence ATGAACTCGAACGATATCATTCTATCCGTTTCTAACTTAAGTTTAGATCTTAGAACGCCAATCGGCTATGTTCCTTTATTGCAGAATCTTTCCTTTCAACTGGAAAAAGGAAAAGTTCTCGCACTCGTAGGAGAATCCGGCTGCGGAAAATCGATCTGCTCTTTAGCGCTGACGAAACTTCTACCTGTAGATCTATTTCGAGTAGCCGGAGGAGAGATCCTGTTTGAAGGCCGGGATCTATTGACACTTCCGTCTAAGAAACTCGAGAAAATTCGGGGTAAGGACATAGCGTACGTGTTTCAAGAACCCTTCTCTTCTTTGGATCCCTTGCAGAAGATAAAAGATCAAATGACCGAGGGTTATATAATTCATTCGATAGGTTCCAAAAAAGAAGCGGAGCAAAAAGCCGAATATTTACTTTCTTCTGTCGGAATCACGGACATCAAAATGAGAATGGAATCGTATCCACATCAGCTTAGCGGTGGAATCTTACAAAGAGTAAGTATAGCGATGGCTTTGATGTGCGATCCTAAACTACTTATCGCAGACGAACCTACATCCGCACTCGATGTCACGGTTCAGGCACAGCTTGTTGAATTATTGCTGAAATTGAAGGGAGAGTTCGGCCTTTCCGTGCTATTCATATCTCACGACTTTGGATTGGTAAGTCATATCGCGGACAAGATTTGCGTATTGTATGCAGGTAACGTATCCGAAATCGGCGAAACCGATTCGGTCATTGAATTTCCTGCGCATCCGTATACTCAGGATTTATTAAATTCGTTACCATCTCGATTTGTAACTACAGGCGCTTTTAAAACGATCGAAGGACGAGTTCCTTCGCCAGGTTCCTATCCTCCAGGCTGTCTTTACCAAAACCGCTGCCGCTCGGCCTTTCAACGATGCCGCGAATCAAAACCTGAACTTTATTCAACGAACCGTCCCGAACATCTATCTTCTTGTTTTCTCGTTTCCGATAAAGGAGCAAAGATATGA
- a CDS encoding ABC transporter ATP-binding protein gives MNPLLEIHDLTVGFGKETFFGRKKAKLLAVENVSLFLLDGETLGLVGESGCGKSTLGRAILRLLKPDEGTISYRDKDILTLSEKEFLPFRKKIQIVFQDPYSSLNPRMNIKEILTEGLLLHEKRSDQSVEEAARTILENVGLPTDILYRYPHEFSGGQRQRIAIARALVLRPEFIVLDEAVSALDVSTQAQVLLLLQELKKDFGLSYLFISHDLGIVRAISDRIAVMYLGRIVETGPTNKVFDVPSHPYTRALFGSIFDIENRKAKKIPLKGEVPSILNKPKGCHFHTRCPIAQPVCGEQTPEWKTIAQDHKALCHFPLEK, from the coding sequence ATGAATCCTTTATTAGAAATACACGATTTAACGGTAGGTTTCGGGAAAGAGACTTTTTTCGGAAGAAAGAAGGCTAAATTACTAGCGGTCGAAAATGTTAGCCTCTTTCTCTTGGACGGAGAAACTCTCGGATTAGTGGGGGAGTCGGGCTGCGGAAAATCAACTCTCGGTCGAGCGATACTCAGGTTATTAAAACCGGATGAGGGGACAATTTCCTATAGAGACAAAGACATTCTTACTTTGTCGGAAAAGGAATTCTTGCCCTTTCGAAAAAAGATTCAAATCGTATTCCAAGATCCCTATTCCTCTCTCAACCCGAGAATGAACATTAAGGAAATATTAACTGAAGGATTGCTTCTGCATGAAAAAAGAAGCGACCAATCAGTCGAAGAAGCGGCTCGAACGATTCTAGAGAATGTTGGGCTGCCCACGGATATTTTGTACAGATATCCGCATGAATTTTCGGGCGGGCAGAGACAGAGAATTGCCATCGCACGGGCGCTCGTTTTAAGGCCTGAATTTATCGTTCTAGACGAAGCGGTTTCTGCGCTGGATGTTTCGACGCAAGCACAGGTGCTGTTGCTTCTTCAGGAGCTAAAAAAGGATTTTGGATTATCCTACTTATTTATCTCGCACGATCTTGGAATCGTTCGGGCAATATCGGATCGAATTGCGGTAATGTATTTGGGCCGCATTGTCGAAACCGGGCCGACGAACAAGGTTTTCGACGTCCCCTCGCATCCATATACGAGAGCGTTGTTCGGATCAATCTTCGATATCGAAAATAGGAAAGCGAAGAAAATTCCTCTAAAAGGCGAAGTCCCAAGTATCCTTAATAAACCGAAAGGTTGCCATTTTCATACTCGGTGCCCTATTGCTCAACCGGTTTGCGGCGAACAAACTCCGGAATGGAAAACGATTGCACAGGATCATAAAGCCCTATGTCATTTTCCGTTGGAGAAATGA